One stretch of Acropora muricata isolate sample 2 chromosome 12, ASM3666990v1, whole genome shotgun sequence DNA includes these proteins:
- the LOC136891963 gene encoding uncharacterized protein isoform X2 translates to MHELAGPLIKLIIETTVDLNEEQKKHVYQILMLQASHYMESHNYSKVEETGVTAFVEFLKMAYNVSRVALNKGSLIISLSCKTLKGLDQLWKDYLSGHLNKVAERYLVTDKMKRKLKLRKINLKTTIEEENYLNCRKVLLESSGEADSTTLSSQQDALDQGAASVTGMATAADDEEVLVKQENTDWMIRIKKGEFLLTPLHLARWYGQESVVKLALVRAWCRYQCHR, encoded by the exons TCAAATTAATAATTGAAACTACAGTAGATTTGAATgaagaacaaaagaaacatGTCTATCAAATCTTAATGCTCCAAGCCTCACATTACATGGAGTCACATAACTATTCCAAAGTGGAAGAAACAGGAGTAACAGCCTTcgttgaatttttaaaaatggcgtACAATGTATCTCGAGTTGCTCTCAATAAGGGCTCTCTTATCATCAGTCTGAGTTGCAAAACGTTAAAAGGTCTTGACCAGCTGTGGAAGGACTATCTCTCTGGTCACCTCAATAAAGTGGCTGAGCGGTACCTGGTGACTGACAAAATGAAGAGGAAGCTCAAACTGAGAAAAATCAACTTGAAGACAACAATAGAGGAGGAAAACTATTTGAACTGCAGGAAAGTTCTCTTGGAATCCTCAG GGGAAGCAGACAGCACTACTTTATCTTCTCAGCAAGATGCACTTGATCAAGGAGCAGCAAGCGTGACTGGGATGGCCACAGCTGCAGATGACGAGGAAGTACTG gtaaAGCAAGAGAACACAGACTGGATGATTAGAATAAAAAAGGgggag TTTTTGTTGACACCGTTGCATCTTGCTCGTTGGTATGGACAGGAATCTGTTGTCAAGCTAGCTCTTGTTAGAGCATGGTGCAGATATCAATGCCACAGATAA